Proteins from one Dysgonomonas sp. HDW5A genomic window:
- a CDS encoding RagB/SusD family nutrient uptake outer membrane protein — protein sequence MKKIKLLYISMMVMTLGLFSSCLDDLNQIPRIEETSETVYSTPEGIRQVLAKLYASLAIAGQEKGDANTDLGGQTYRGYMRIYFNLQELPTDEAIYTWGGGDALNNVQFMSWNSSDEWTGAMYYRIYYTVALCNEFLRNATDSRISGFSEADKEEIRKYRAEARFLRSLVYYHALDFYGNVPFVTEADPVGAFFPPRKTRAELFDYIESELKDIETQLPEPLQNEFGRVSRAAAWSLLAKLYLNAKVYIGTDKNTECITYASKVIAGGYSLEPIYANLFKADNNLRTNEIIYPIQADGQKITTWGSTTYMVSGPIVGAMVASDYGVQSGWGSIRTRKEFVGLFNDVTGKTDKRGAFFTEGQTLDIDDPTIQTQGYSIVKFVNKTSTGQNGSNFAEGLVDTDFPMIRLADVYLMYAEAVVRGGTGGSKAQALDYINLIRKRAYGNDSGNITSDDLTLNFILAERGRELFWECTRRTDLIRFGKFTGSSYIWQWKGGVRDGKATDNKYNLFPLPVADLAANPNLIQNEGY from the coding sequence ATGAAAAAGATAAAATTATTATATATAAGTATGATGGTGATGACACTAGGTTTGTTCTCATCATGCCTCGACGATCTGAATCAGATTCCCCGAATAGAGGAAACATCCGAAACGGTTTATAGTACACCCGAAGGAATCAGACAGGTACTAGCCAAGCTATATGCTTCGCTAGCTATTGCAGGACAGGAAAAAGGAGATGCCAATACTGACCTCGGAGGACAAACCTACAGGGGGTATATGCGTATTTATTTCAATTTGCAGGAATTGCCTACCGACGAAGCTATTTATACATGGGGTGGGGGCGATGCTCTGAATAATGTGCAATTTATGTCGTGGAACTCTTCTGACGAATGGACAGGGGCTATGTATTACCGTATTTATTATACAGTAGCATTGTGTAACGAATTTCTGCGTAATGCTACCGACAGTAGGATTTCGGGATTTTCAGAAGCCGATAAAGAAGAGATCCGAAAATATCGTGCCGAAGCCCGATTCCTGAGATCATTGGTTTATTACCATGCTTTGGATTTTTACGGTAATGTTCCATTTGTAACAGAAGCCGATCCTGTAGGAGCGTTTTTTCCTCCACGTAAAACAAGAGCAGAACTGTTTGATTATATTGAGTCTGAATTGAAAGATATCGAAACTCAATTACCCGAACCTCTGCAAAATGAATTTGGTAGAGTAAGCCGCGCAGCCGCATGGTCGTTATTGGCAAAACTATATCTCAATGCAAAAGTGTATATAGGTACGGATAAAAATACCGAATGCATAACCTATGCCTCTAAAGTTATTGCCGGAGGATATAGCTTGGAGCCTATTTATGCTAACCTCTTTAAAGCAGATAACAATCTGAGAACAAATGAAATTATATATCCGATACAAGCAGACGGGCAAAAAATAACTACTTGGGGATCGACCACCTATATGGTTTCGGGACCTATCGTAGGAGCTATGGTTGCTTCTGATTATGGAGTACAATCGGGTTGGGGAAGTATTCGTACCCGTAAAGAATTTGTGGGCTTGTTTAATGATGTAACGGGAAAGACCGATAAACGGGGTGCATTCTTTACAGAAGGACAAACGTTGGACATTGATGATCCGACTATTCAAACACAAGGATATTCTATTGTGAAGTTTGTCAATAAAACATCGACAGGACAAAACGGCTCGAACTTTGCCGAAGGATTGGTGGATACGGATTTTCCGATGATTCGTCTGGCAGATGTATACTTGATGTATGCTGAGGCTGTAGTAAGAGGCGGAACAGGCGGAAGTAAAGCTCAGGCTCTAGATTATATCAACCTGATACGAAAAAGAGCTTATGGAAACGATTCGGGAAATATAACCTCTGATGATCTGACTCTTAATTTTATTCTGGCAGAAAGAGGTCGTGAATTGTTTTGGGAATGTACACGTAGAACCGACCTTATACGTTTTGGGAAGTTCACAGGTTCTTCTTACATCTGGCAATGGAAAGGTGGAGTACGGGATGGAAAAGCTACTGATAATAAGTACAATCTATTCCCTCTGCCTGTAGCAGATTTAGCCGCAAATCCTAATCTGATACAAAACGAAGGTTATTAA